One window of Halopseudomonas maritima genomic DNA carries:
- a CDS encoding helix-turn-helix transcriptional regulator, whose product MSKAAVGDSNTRCSERSVLFAEMVGGERRGQIVARNDARRQVLVEGSFLSERFGPLRVEAGCTRELADAVTTAPIKPRVILTIVLSGEVHFAYDGCEHVLKVNPQRQSRNCTAQAIAVNLRRLTVFRRHIRRGERGLSKVQIMFDPDWLRRGEDNDPLRRRLEQHLLGRHLATLTWQPDEDVLALCQELLELRHEPDCLRRSLRVESLSHQILWRFISFVGALPLDECAPATAPRPLDPTERAIAWLEANLDQPLSVEEVARATAMSASALQRHFRRDTGLTVFEYVRGRRLEKVRDALRQEEITVSEAAFMAGYNHTSNFITAFRRQFGVTPGELCEGGS is encoded by the coding sequence ATGAGCAAAGCGGCGGTCGGTGACAGCAATACCCGGTGCAGCGAGCGCAGCGTGCTGTTCGCCGAGATGGTGGGCGGAGAGCGACGTGGCCAGATTGTTGCCCGTAACGACGCCCGGCGTCAGGTGCTGGTTGAAGGCAGTTTTCTGTCCGAGCGCTTTGGTCCGCTGCGGGTAGAGGCGGGCTGCACCCGGGAGTTGGCCGACGCCGTTACCACTGCGCCGATCAAACCCAGGGTCATCCTCACCATCGTGCTGAGCGGCGAGGTGCACTTTGCCTATGATGGCTGCGAGCATGTGCTCAAGGTCAATCCGCAGCGACAGTCGCGCAACTGCACGGCGCAGGCTATAGCAGTCAACCTGCGGCGTTTGACGGTATTTCGTCGGCATATCCGCCGGGGGGAGCGTGGCCTTAGCAAGGTTCAGATCATGTTCGACCCGGACTGGCTGCGGCGCGGTGAAGATAACGACCCGTTGCGTCGGCGGCTGGAGCAGCACCTGCTGGGCCGGCATCTGGCGACGCTAACCTGGCAGCCGGATGAGGACGTGCTGGCGCTGTGTCAGGAGTTGCTGGAATTGCGCCACGAGCCGGACTGTCTGCGCCGTAGTCTGCGGGTGGAAAGTTTGTCCCACCAGATACTCTGGCGCTTTATCAGCTTTGTCGGCGCCTTGCCCCTGGACGAGTGCGCACCGGCTACCGCCCCCAGACCGCTGGACCCAACCGAGCGCGCAATCGCCTGGCTGGAGGCCAATCTGGATCAGCCCTTGAGTGTCGAGGAGGTGGCTCGGGCCACCGCCATGAGTGCCAGTGCGCTACAGCGGCACTTTCGTCGTGATACCGGGTTGACGGTGTTTGAGTACGTGCGCGGCAGGCGGCTAGAAAAGGTACGCGATGCCCTGCGTCAGGAAGAGATCACGGTCAGCGAGGCGGCGTTTATGGCGGGTTACAACCATACCTCGAACTTTATTACCGCTTTTCGGCGCCAGTTTGGCGTGACGCCGGGCGAACTGTGCGAGGGAGGCAGCTGA
- a CDS encoding TonB-dependent siderophore receptor, which produces MSADQTRRGTRIPHYLSPLSLAVAVAFSPALTAAEEDNSDELALPTMQVWGTEVSSSSEFLADQDISVKQADHLSDLLRDLPGVDVGGTHSVNQRINIRGLNETDLDIRLDGASQYASMFHHIGNLTLNPDIIQMADVQVGNNSVRSAAVGGAVYFETKNAKDLLRAGEDVGLRVYGGYGSNDYRQGSATVYGRLSDKVDAMLYGFQIDRDNFDDGDGNQTIGSDGKVSNMLLKFGVEPSFGHRFELSHDHYRDKGDYSPRPDMSGSANNSLTAELVMPTEYTRDTTTLRYQYDAGDNTTANATLYRNAMELNRDESGAGRWPANRQSDNTAEAENLGATLELTSLAELAGLQHEITYGALYNRHESRAQYGSDPWVDENTVSTAGYIEDRIQLTDRLTVTPGVRYDHFKRNAETGSDTFSDVTWALATDFAVTDNLTLFASARELYKPPQLLETFIYYQSTTTLADDIKEQTGLNKEVGARFQQQFGAHRVSANLTLFQTDLDDYFVNTFSAAQDGYIISNSGDVEIEGFEASVGYGIDEFNSRLSYAKSDADNVTTNGPALNAMSRSMDVGDSVALSLSYYFPAVGVETGWNSQWVMSEDNVVAGQEDKAAYDVHSLYAQWVPAQMNSLTLTFGVDNLFDEQYYSHASTVGSVVRGGNTIELTDFEPGRNIKVSAAYQF; this is translated from the coding sequence ATGTCCGCCGATCAAACCCGCCGTGGTACGCGCATCCCGCATTACCTCTCTCCGCTCAGTCTTGCCGTCGCCGTGGCGTTCAGCCCCGCTCTGACCGCCGCCGAAGAAGACAACAGCGATGAACTGGCACTGCCCACCATGCAGGTCTGGGGGACCGAAGTATCCAGCTCTTCCGAATTCCTCGCCGATCAGGACATCTCGGTCAAGCAGGCCGATCACCTGTCCGACCTGCTGCGCGACCTACCCGGGGTAGACGTGGGCGGCACTCACTCAGTCAATCAGCGCATCAATATTCGCGGCCTGAATGAAACCGACCTGGACATCCGCCTGGACGGTGCCAGCCAGTACGCCAGCATGTTCCACCATATCGGCAACCTGACCCTGAACCCAGACATCATCCAGATGGCCGACGTGCAAGTGGGTAACAACTCGGTACGGAGTGCCGCGGTTGGCGGTGCGGTCTACTTCGAGACCAAGAACGCCAAGGACCTGCTGCGCGCCGGTGAAGACGTCGGCTTGCGTGTATACGGCGGCTACGGCTCCAATGACTACCGCCAGGGCTCTGCCACGGTGTACGGTCGCCTGAGCGACAAGGTCGACGCCATGCTTTATGGCTTCCAGATCGACCGCGACAATTTCGATGACGGCGACGGCAACCAGACCATCGGCAGCGACGGCAAGGTCAGCAACATGCTGTTGAAGTTTGGCGTGGAGCCGAGCTTCGGCCACCGCTTTGAACTCAGTCACGATCACTACCGCGACAAGGGTGATTACAGCCCGCGTCCGGACATGTCCGGCAGTGCCAACAACAGCCTGACGGCCGAGCTGGTCATGCCGACCGAGTACACCCGCGATACCACCACGCTGCGCTACCAGTACGACGCCGGCGACAACACCACCGCCAACGCCACCCTTTACCGCAACGCCATGGAGCTCAATCGTGATGAGTCCGGCGCCGGTCGCTGGCCTGCCAACCGTCAGAGCGACAACACCGCCGAAGCGGAAAACCTGGGTGCAACCCTGGAGCTGACCAGCCTGGCCGAACTGGCTGGCCTGCAGCACGAAATCACCTACGGCGCACTGTACAACCGTCACGAAAGCCGCGCGCAATATGGCAGTGATCCCTGGGTAGACGAAAACACCGTCAGCACCGCTGGCTATATCGAAGACCGCATTCAGCTGACCGACCGCCTGACGGTCACCCCGGGCGTGCGCTACGACCACTTCAAGCGCAACGCCGAGACCGGCAGCGATACCTTCAGCGACGTGACCTGGGCGCTGGCCACCGACTTTGCCGTGACCGACAACCTGACCCTGTTCGCCAGCGCCCGCGAGCTGTACAAGCCGCCGCAGCTGCTGGAAACCTTCATCTACTACCAGAGCACCACCACTCTGGCCGATGACATCAAGGAACAGACCGGCCTGAACAAGGAAGTGGGTGCCCGCTTCCAGCAGCAGTTTGGCGCACATCGCGTGAGCGCCAACCTGACCCTGTTCCAGACTGACCTGGATGACTACTTCGTCAACACCTTCAGCGCCGCGCAGGACGGTTACATTATCAGCAACAGCGGCGATGTTGAGATCGAAGGCTTCGAGGCCAGCGTCGGCTACGGCATTGATGAGTTCAACTCGCGCCTGAGCTACGCCAAGTCCGACGCCGACAACGTCACCACCAATGGCCCGGCACTGAATGCGATGAGCCGCAGCATGGACGTGGGTGACAGCGTTGCGCTAAGCCTCAGCTACTACTTCCCGGCCGTGGGCGTGGAGACCGGCTGGAACTCGCAGTGGGTCATGAGCGAGGACAACGTCGTCGCCGGACAGGAGGACAAGGCAGCCTACGACGTGCATAGCCTGTATGCCCAATGGGTACCGGCACAGATGAACAGCCTGACCCTGACCTTTGGCGTGGACAACCTGTTCGACGAGCAGTACTACTCGCACGCCTCCACCGTGGGCTCGGTGGTACGTGGCGGTAACACCATCGAACTGACCGACTTTGAACCCGGCCGCAATATCAAGGTCTCGGCTGCCTACCAGTTCTAG
- a CDS encoding FecCD family ABC transporter permease, translated as MSRRQWTVLAVSLLLLVLLVLTSLGTGAGTYGLHEVVGYLLGDPARLADDKLAMIVDTLRLPRTLASLLIGAALAVAASLLQGATRNPLAEPGLLGVNEGAVFALVIGISFFAVESTGGYLLWAGIGAVLGNLVVLALASMMGVASPLRLVLAGVALTAVFGGLANYLLLADRVALDQFRFWNLGSLAGVQMDSLATLLPGAALALLGAIALSHRLQLMSMGDQQARALGVSTSWVRAGVLTAASILTACAVAVAGPIGFIGFLAAYCGRAIEPVVLPRQLLFSALSGALLLIGADILARWLIQPYELPVGTLLAAIGAPVLILVVLRGGFRSLLAGR; from the coding sequence ATGAGTCGACGTCAATGGACAGTGCTGGCCGTGTCTCTGCTGTTACTGGTGCTGCTGGTGCTCACTTCGCTGGGCACCGGTGCCGGCACCTACGGCCTGCACGAGGTGGTGGGCTATTTGCTGGGCGACCCGGCGCGGCTGGCTGACGACAAGCTGGCGATGATCGTCGACACGCTGCGCTTGCCACGCACCCTGGCCTCACTGCTGATTGGCGCTGCGTTGGCGGTAGCGGCCAGTCTGTTGCAGGGGGCGACGCGTAACCCGCTGGCCGAGCCGGGCCTGTTGGGGGTAAACGAGGGCGCGGTGTTTGCACTGGTGATCGGGATCAGCTTTTTCGCCGTTGAGTCGACCGGCGGCTATCTGCTCTGGGCCGGTATTGGCGCGGTGCTGGGCAACCTGGTTGTGCTGGCGCTGGCATCCATGATGGGCGTGGCCAGCCCCCTGCGTCTGGTGCTGGCTGGTGTGGCGCTGACGGCGGTGTTTGGCGGGTTGGCCAACTATCTGCTGCTGGCTGACCGGGTTGCGCTGGATCAGTTTCGCTTCTGGAATCTTGGCTCGCTGGCAGGTGTGCAGATGGATTCGCTGGCGACCCTGCTGCCTGGTGCCGCGCTGGCGCTGCTGGGCGCTATCGCGCTCAGTCACCGCTTGCAGCTGATGAGCATGGGAGACCAGCAGGCGCGGGCGCTGGGGGTATCGACCAGTTGGGTGCGCGCCGGGGTGCTGACCGCCGCGTCGATTCTTACTGCCTGCGCGGTGGCGGTGGCTGGCCCCATCGGTTTCATCGGCTTTCTGGCAGCGTATTGTGGGCGTGCTATCGAGCCGGTTGTCTTGCCGCGGCAGCTGCTGTTTTCAGCATTGTCGGGGGCGCTGCTGCTGATTGGTGCGGATATTCTGGCGCGCTGGCTGATTCAGCCCTACGAGCTGCCGGTGGGGACCTTGCTGGCCGCTATCGGCGCGCCGGTGTTGATTCTGGTTGTGCTGCGCGGCGGTTTCCGTTCGCTGCTGGCCGGGCGATGA
- a CDS encoding MFS transporter, producing the protein MSALPLTGKGRVTLNLAMLINMLSIGSTMMVMPLAADLAAPLDMPPQYAGYIAGLAGLAAALASWVAAPWLDRFARRPLLVGLAALRFAVLAACAVVQNSTQLMCLFALSGVFAGPMAATLMAAIVDMTPAVQRGRQLAYVAMGFSLAGIAVVPLALGLSQWLSWRWAFLVIGIAGLLLTLLVALLFPLLDEHRASRRGRLQFRADPLWLWAMLVVAVQAGAHSLLIPHFASYFRFNLGVAREMIPLLFMLGGLASMAAMQLSGRLIDRGHTLVAVIGSNLLLIFATLIGFVWGPMLLPLLFIFPLFMAASSARFSAAQTITAGIPEPEQRAGFMSWQNTLAGLASGAASVAGGYFLSSTDDGALQGYSCLALVSLLGVAVALFGTIMIVLGLRQPVGGEVPKG; encoded by the coding sequence ATGTCTGCTTTACCCCTCACCGGCAAGGGACGCGTGACACTGAATCTGGCCATGTTGATCAACATGCTGTCGATTGGCAGCACCATGATGGTGATGCCACTGGCGGCCGACCTGGCGGCGCCGCTCGATATGCCGCCTCAGTACGCCGGTTACATTGCCGGCCTGGCTGGTCTGGCAGCGGCGCTGGCCAGCTGGGTCGCTGCCCCCTGGTTGGACCGTTTTGCCAGGCGGCCCTTGCTGGTGGGCCTGGCTGCCTTGCGCTTCGCTGTGCTGGCCGCCTGTGCAGTGGTGCAGAACAGCACCCAACTCATGTGTCTTTTTGCCCTCTCTGGTGTGTTTGCCGGCCCGATGGCGGCGACCCTGATGGCGGCCATTGTCGATATGACGCCGGCTGTCCAGCGCGGTCGTCAGTTGGCCTACGTCGCCATGGGGTTCTCGTTGGCCGGGATTGCCGTGGTGCCGCTGGCGCTGGGTTTGTCACAGTGGCTGTCCTGGCGCTGGGCGTTTCTGGTGATCGGTATCGCGGGGTTGCTGCTGACGCTGCTGGTGGCGCTGCTGTTCCCCCTGCTGGACGAGCACCGCGCCAGCCGACGCGGACGCCTGCAGTTTCGTGCCGATCCGCTGTGGTTGTGGGCGATGCTGGTGGTGGCTGTGCAGGCCGGTGCGCACAGTCTGCTGATTCCGCACTTTGCCAGTTATTTTCGCTTTAACCTGGGGGTGGCCCGGGAGATGATTCCGCTGTTGTTCATGCTGGGCGGGCTGGCCAGCATGGCCGCCATGCAGCTGAGCGGTCGGCTGATTGACCGGGGGCATACCCTGGTTGCGGTCATTGGCAGCAACCTGCTGTTGATATTCGCTACGCTGATCGGTTTTGTCTGGGGGCCCATGCTACTGCCCTTGCTGTTCATCTTTCCTTTGTTCATGGCCGCCAGCTCAGCGCGCTTCAGCGCTGCGCAGACCATCACCGCCGGCATTCCGGAACCCGAGCAGCGCGCCGGCTTTATGAGCTGGCAGAACACGCTGGCCGGTTTGGCCTCGGGCGCGGCCAGTGTGGCCGGCGGTTATTTTCTTTCATCGACCGATGACGGCGCTTTGCAGGGTTACTCCTGCCTTGCGCTGGTGTCACTGCTGGGTGTGGCGGTCGCGCTATTCGGCACCATCATGATTGTGCTGGGGCTACGCCAGCCGGTGGGCGGCGAGGTGCCCAAAGGATGA